In Aethina tumida isolate Nest 87 chromosome 2, icAetTumi1.1, whole genome shotgun sequence, the DNA window TCCAGCTGGATGGAGGCCAGGATCACAATCGATTAAACCTACTCCACAAGGAAGTCAAGTCTATTTTAGTTCTAAACCTGAGTCATTGTGAAATGTTCAATCTAgtggttaataaattaataagttaattaatagtctcttttttattagacaatattatatgtaaataatttcatttgtggtcaattactgaaaatagaaattacattGCTATACTTCAAAATTACTTTCTGCTTTTTTATCTCTTTTGCTAACACAAGGATTTCCTAGAATATAAAATCGTAGTTCCTTTTTAGCCCATTCTTCCCCAGCTGAAGCAATACCAATACGAGAGGTGGAAACAACCTTAAACTCATCCATTTTATCTGGATCCTCAATCCACAATACCTCATTATCTGCCAAGTCCACCTTATTTGTGTTTGCTTTGGTAATATTCAAAGACATACATAATTTTGAGGGGCCACTACATAAATCTTCAGTGTTTATGTTACCCTTTttcttaactaaaataattaaatttgtgccttttatttacttattaatatgtacaaaTACCAGAACGAAACTTTTTCATTTCTTCAATGCCAGTAATTGGTTCTAAAGCTCGTAACAAAACAGCAGCACCCGGTTCTTTGCTTGATATATTGATACAATGATACATTCCATAAGTCATATATACAAAACATGTTCCTGCTTTCATATACATTGGCTCGTTAGCAGGTGTTCGCCTATAAggtggtttatttaaaaacaatttaaacagaGATATATTCCTACTTGTTGTTGTATGTATTTGATGCTTTGTCATTTCCACCTAAATAACATTCTGTTTCCACAATTCTtccttttataacaatattgtcttgttttttgacaattatttttcctAAAAGATGTGTAGCTAAATCTTTACAAGGTATATTGTAa includes these proteins:
- the LOC109600206 gene encoding uncharacterized protein LOC109600206, whose translation is MRISKQQLKCKIIHTCYLYFYNIIIMRNYKKLLFEDYNIPCKDLATHLLGKIIVKKQDNIVIKGRIVETECYLGGNDKASNTYNNKRTPANEPMYMKAGTCFVYMTYGMYHCINISSKEPGAAVLLRALEPITGIEEMKKFRSVKKKGNINTEDLCSGPSKLCMSLNITKANTNKVDLADNEVLWIEDPDKMDEFKVVSTSRIGIASAGEEWAKKELRFYILGNPCVSKRDKKAESNFEV